Part of the Rhinoraja longicauda isolate Sanriku21f unplaced genomic scaffold, sRhiLon1.1 Scf002403, whole genome shotgun sequence genome is shown below.
TGTGTGGCACTGCCATAGACCTGGTGCTGCTGCTGAGAGGGCGTGAGTGGCACTGCCATAGACCTAGTGTTGCCACAGAGTGGGCGAGAGGGTGTGAGTGGCACTGCCATAGACCTGGTGCTGCCGCAGAGTgggcgagtgtgcgtgtgtggcaCTGCCCTCAGTGGGCGGGGAAGCGGGCGGAGATTGCGTCCAGCAGCTCCTGCTTCTTGCTGCCCCTCAGCCCGTACTGCCTGCACACCTCCTTCAGCACGGGCACGGTCAGCTTGCCCAGGGTCCCGCTCTCCAGGTGCCGCCTgatctcctcctcccccaccggcGCCTCCACCTTCACCTTCTCCCCACGGCCTCCCGGCTCGTCTGATCACAGGAGACAAGGGgttacattaaaaatatatatatttcaaaatatacattatttgagaaataaatatatacaaaacatgttcatagaaacatagaaaccgtCAGTATCCCTGATTTCCCACATGCTACATGATGAGCaaaccacggggccgatctcagctgacatggcttaccctttatattaaatcaaatcccttaaattaaatcaaatcagcACACTCCCTATTTAAAAATCGTAATCCTTTTAAGCTGTACCTTTAACTAAAAAACCCAGAACCCTTAACTCAAAGTGCTAtcagaaagcagaaatacaaacctGAGGTTACTCAAAATCAGCTGCTCCCTCCAGTCCgcgttactttttttttttgttccttaCAAACCTCCATCTGCCATTGTCGGAGGCTAGAgaaggaatttagatgagaggggatcttattgaaacgtataagattattaaggggttggacacgttagaggcaggaaacatgttcccaatgttgggggagtccagaacaaggtgccacagtttaagaataaggggtaggccatttagaacggagatgaggaaaaactttttcagtcagagagttgtgaatctgtggaattctctgcatcagaatgcattcaagagggagctagatagagctcttaaggatagcggagtcagggggtatggggagaaggcaggaacggggtactgattgagaatgatcagccatgatcacattgaatggcggtgctggctcgaagggccgaatgacctcctcctgcacctattgtctatacatacattcaatacaccaattacataaaattaccccccacccttgccactcgtgtggcccactggcgtggaatcccttcccttatttggaggggcgtctctctccaccacaccctgcccccccatgtccagcagcggaaggaccctagacggtggtcctcccccacagagccttgcgttggctgcaccaagcttcagtgcatccctcagcacgtactcctgcagtctgcagcgggccagtcggcaacaatccccgacggacagctcgctccgctgggaggtcaaggGTTAATACGCCACCAGGACCAAGACTCTGCCTCTCAGATTGCTGCTCTCTCACCTCGTCTCCACTCAACCATCCCACCAgaagcagagagcagtgctgaactactatccacctcactggtgaccccctgactatccttgatcgga
Proteins encoded:
- the LOC144591853 gene encoding X-ray repair cross-complementing protein 6-like yields the protein PKIDIDGMIENLAEEFRILVYPPDDNPLTMKHKLDEPGGRGEKVKVEAPVGEEEIRRHLESGTLGKLTVPVLKEVCRQYGLRGSKKQELLDAISARFPAH